From Microcystis aeruginosa NIES-2549, a single genomic window includes:
- a CDS encoding DUF2470 domain-containing protein, producing MSETITPAISDRICKHMNKDHGDAVLFYAQVYGNITDAETAQMLSIDPQGMDLAVEKLGESQTIRIPFERTLESAKDAHNILVEMLKVNQSTP from the coding sequence ATGTCTGAAACTATCACTCCCGCCATTAGCGATCGCATATGTAAACACATGAATAAAGATCACGGTGATGCCGTGCTTTTCTACGCTCAAGTTTACGGTAATATTACCGATGCAGAAACGGCTCAAATGCTCTCCATCGATCCCCAAGGCATGGATTTAGCCGTAGAAAAATTAGGGGAGAGTCAAACAATTAGAATACCTTTTGAACGCACCCTAGAATCAGCCAAGGATGCCCATAATATTCTGGTTGAGATGCTAAAAGTTAATCAAAGCACCCCTTGA